The genomic stretch ACTCAAGCTTGTAGAAGCCACACAAATGAAGACCGACCTTCCGCCCTTCAAGCCCGGAGACACGGTGAACGTGCATGTCCGCGTCATCGAAGGAGACAAGGAGCGAATCCAGCAATTTCTCGGGGTCGTGATCGGAAGGCGCGGGGGCGGCCTCGGAACCACGTTTACCGTCCGGAAAGTCTCGAACGGAGTCGGCGTCGAGCGCATCTTCCTCCTTCATTCTCCGCGCATCGCCAAGATCGAGGTGACGAAGCAGGGGAACGTCCGCCGCGCAAAGATGTATTACCTGCGCGCGCTTGCGGCGAAGCAGATCCGGCAGAAAACCTCGCTCTCGTAGGTTCGCCGGGGCAGGATGAAACGGATCGGCGTCGTTCCTCATCTCTTCGCGCAGCCGCTCTTCTACGGCCTGAAAAGACAGGAAGATCCTCCGGCGTTTGAATTGGTCGAATCCCGTCAGGCCGGGACCGCCGAGCTGGCGATCAAGCTCCGTCAGGCGCAGCTCGACGGAGCTTTCTTGTCTCCGATCGATTATGCGCGGGAGTCCTCCCGTTACAGGATCCTTCCTTCCGTCGGCGCGCGCTCCGAAGGCGAAAGTTCCGCCGTCACGCTCCTCTTCCGTGAGAATCTCCGCCGCGTGGGTTCCATCGCCGTCGACCCGAGCGCCGGCTCGGAGGTCGTTCTCGCCCATCTTATTTTCGCGGAAAAGTATGACAACGTGCCGCGCATCATCCCGACCCCGGCCTCCGGCGAGGAGGCGTTGGCGGGAGCCGATGCGGTTCTGCTTCTCGGCGATTCCGCGCTCCGGGCCGAGGGAAGAAGAAACAAGCTCGACCTGGTCGCCGAGTGGGGCGACCTGACAGGACTCCCGTACATCCATGGCTTCTGGGCCGTTCCCGCCGGGGGGTTGTCGTCCCCCGAGGCGCGAACCGTCATCGAGAGCGGGAAGAAGGGAGCGTCCAACCTGGAGGCCTTCGGGCAGGACAGCGCGTACCTCCGCCGATTCTCCTACGACCTGGACGAGGAATCCCTCGCCGCCCTGGCGGAGTTTTTCAGGATGGCATTCTACCACGGAATCCTGAAGGAAATCCCCGAATTGAACCAGTTCGACCTCGATGGCGAGCCGTCGCCCTCTCTCCGGCTCAATTAGACTCCCCCGATGCTGAATACCCTCACGATCAAGAACTACGCGTTGATCGACGATTTGAATGTCGCCTTCGAGCCCGGCCTGAACATCATCACGGGCGAGACCGGCGCGGGCAAGTCGATCGTCATCGGCGCGCTCGGGCTTGTCCTCGGTGAGCGGGGGGACGCCGATGCGGTCCGCGGAGGCGCCGAGAAGGCGATCGTGGAAGCGTCGCTCTCGGTGGGAGGGAACAAGGGCCTCAAGGAACTCCTCGAGACGCATGAGATCGAGTTCTCGGGCGAACTGCTCCTCCGGCGGGAAATTTCCGTCAGGGGTCAGTCGCGCTCTTTTATGAACGACACGCCGGCCACGACGGGGCTTCTCAAGCAGGCCGGAGACCTTCTCGTCGATCTCCACGGGCAGCACGAGCATCAATCCCTGCTTCGTGCCGGGACCCACATCGGCCTTCTGGACGACTTCGGCGGGTTGGAGGGCCTGGCGGGCGAGTTCCGGGAAGCGTACGGGCACGCGCAAGAGATCCTGAAGAATCTCCGGGATCTTCGCGCGAAAGAACTGACGCTCAAGGACCGGCGGGTTCTGTACGACTTCCAGGTGAGGGAAATCGACGCGGTGGGCCCCCGGCCCGGCGAGGAGGGGGACCTCGAATCGGAGTTGAACATTCTTGAGCACGCCGAGCGGTTGTTCAGCGCGACGGAGCGCCTCTACCAGATGATCTACGAGGGCGACAATGCCGTGCACGACCAGCTCGTGCTCGCGCGGAACGAGCTGCAGAATCTCGCCTCCATCGACAAATCCCTGGAGGAACCCGCCAACGAGGCGGCCGCCGCCGCGGCGATCGTCGATGAGCTCGCGAAATTCATCCAGCGCTATACGTCGCGGATCGAATTCAACCCCGACCGGCTCGAGGAGATCCGAAACCGGCTCGGGCAGCTTGCCCTGTTAAAAAAGAAATATGGCGGATCGCTTGAGACGATCGTCGAGCACAGGGGGACGATCGGAAGAGAGCTCGAGCTGGCCGATAATTTCGAGGCGGAAATTGCGGCGCTCCGGAAACAGCTCGACCGGCAAAAAAACGCCTGCTCGGAAATCGCGCAGCGGCTCTCCCTGAAGCGCCACGAGCTGGCGAAGAAGCTCAACCGTTCGGTCCAGGCGGCTCTTGTCGCGCTCGGAATCCCGCACGCCTCGTTCGAGACCCGGATCGTGCACAGGCCTGCGCCCCCGGGCGACGAGGCGATCGTCACGCTGGGCCGCGAGTGCTTCGACGCGACCCCGAAGGGGATCGACGAGGTCGAATTCCATGTGTCGACCAATGCCGGCGAGGAACCCAAACCTCTGGCGAAGGTGGCCTCCGGCGGCGAGATCTCGCGCATCATGTTGGCCCTCAAGATGATCCTCGCGAAATCCGACCGGCTTCCCCTCCTGGTGTTCGACGAGATCGACGTGGGAGTGAGCGGCCGCATCGCGCAGGCGGTCGGCCGGAACCTGAAGAACCTCTCCCGGTTCCATCAGGTCATCGCGATTACCCATCTTCCCCAGATCGCCGGCTTCGCGGACACGCACTATGTGGTCGAGAAGGTTGAACTCGACGGGCGGTCGTCTTCCCGGATGCGCAAGCTGGAGCTCGGGGAACGGATCAACGAAGTCGCAAAATTGCTCAGCGGGTCGGAGGTCACCCAGAGCGGCCTGGAGAGCGCGCGGGAACTGATGGGGCTCCTGCCGTGACCCTCAGGATCACGAATACGCTCACGCGCCGGAAGGAAGAGTTTACCCCGCTCGTCAAGGGTCAGGTGGGCATGTATGTCTGCGGGCCGACGGTCTACGGGCATTCCCACATCGGTCACGCCAAGAGCTATGTGTCGTTCGACGTCATCCTCCGCTACCTCCGGTTCCTCGGGTACAAGGTCCTTTATGTCCAGAACATCACCGACGTCGGGCATTTAACCGACGACGCGGACGAGGGAGAGGATAAGATCGAGCGGCGCTCGAAGATCGACCGGATCCACCCGATGCAGCTTGTCGAGACGTACACCCGCAGCTATTTCGAGGATATGGATGCCTTGAATGTGCTGCGCCCCGACATCTCTCCCCGAGCCACCGGGCATATCATCGAACAAATCGAGCTCGTCAGGGAGCTGATAGCGAAGGGTTTTGCCTACGAGGTGAACGGCTCCGTCTACTTCGACGTCTCCCGTGACAAGGAGTACGGCAAACTTTCGGGCCGAAGGCTGGATGAACTCGAATCCGGCACCCGCGTCGAGGTGAGCCCGGAAAAGCGGCACCCGAACGACTTCGCCCTCTGGAAAAACGCCGGGACGGGCCATATCATGCAGTGGCCGAGCCCCTGGGGCTCCGGTTTCCCCGGATGGCACGCCGAGTGCTCCGCGATGGCGATGAAATACCTCGGCGAAACGTTCGATATTCACGGAGGCGGGCTGGACAATCAGTTTCCCCATCATGAGTGCGAGATCGCCCAGAGCGAGTGCGCCACCGGGAAGCCGTTCGTCCGGTACTGGATTCACAACAACCTGGTGACCGTCGGCGGGCAGAAGATGGGAAAGTCGCTGGGGAACGTCATCTCCCTCAAGGACGCCTTCCGGAGGCACTCGCCGTATGTCGTCAGGTTCTTCATCCTTCAGAGTCATTACAGAAGCACTCTCGATTTTTCGGATGAAGCCCTCGACGGCGCCGCGAGGGGCCTGGAAAAACTGGTGAACACGGTGCGAAACGTCCGCGCCGAACTCGGGAAGAATGGCTCGGGCGCTTCACAAGCGTCCGCAGCCACGGAAATCGATCCCGCGGGCGTCCGGACCAGGTTTCTCGAGGCGATGGACGACGATTTCAATGCACCGCAGGCGATCGCGGTGCTCTTTGACCTGAGCCGCCAGGTGAACAACGCCCTCTCGGGCGGGACGCTCCCGGCTCAGGCGCTCGAGGCGGTCCTCCGTTTGTACGAGGAACTGGGCGGAACGATCCTGGGGATTCTCCCGGGCGACGGCACCGCGGGCTCCCAGGGCGACCGCTCTCTCGAGCCGGAGCTGATTCAAGAGATGATCGATCTCCGCAAGGAGGTGCGGGCTCAGAGGCTCTTCCCCCTGTCAGACCGGATCAGAGACGGGCTCGCGCGCCTGGGGATCGTGCTGGAAGATAAAAAAGACGGGACGGTCTGGAAGCGTACGCCCTGACTAGGGCGTGCGCCACTCGTAGACCTCGTAGCCGTCGACGACCGTGCCCGCCGGCTCGAATCCGGAACGCTCGTTGAGAGGTTCGATCGCCGGCTTCGCGACGCTGACGGTGTTCGGTTTCGCTTTCTTCTGGATGTGAGCGGCGATATCGATCACGCGGTCGCTGACTTCCTCGAGAGGGAGGGTGTCGTCAAAGTAGACGAACCCCGCGTTCACTCCGCATCTTACCCTGAAATTTCCCCGGATCGTTTTGACGTTTCTGTTAAAGGGGTCGAGTCCGTTGATGACCTCCCGGGCCGCGCGTACGGCCGCATCGACCGTCGTAAAGCAGCTCATGACGCCGTCCGGCGTCCAGGTCGCCTTCAGGCATCCGGACTGCGAGAGCTTCCCCTCTACGAACCGTTTATATTCCTTGAAATCGTGCTCAACGGACGCCCGCTCTTCCGCCATCTTGAGGCCGGTGGAATCGACGACGTCGATCGAGAGGAACGCGAGATCTTTCCCCATCTCATCGAGCCGTTTCTTCGTCTCGGCGAAATCCCTCAGGAGCTCCTCCCGTTCCTTCCGCCGGGCGGTCTTGAGCGCCTCCAGCTTCCGGTTGAGCGGCGAGAGAATGATCGCATTGTCCGAAAGATTCATTTGCGTCTTCCAGACGTCCAGGTTCGCCTTATATTTGAGGTATTCGGCCTTGTTGTGAAGCCGTTCCCCCGCGCGGCTGATGGTGCCGCTCAGGATGAACATGCCGACCATGATGATCCAGCGCGTCATATCCTTCCCCGCGATCCTGGTCGGAATCCAGTTCTTCACGGCCCCCTCGATGATCCGCTCCGCCGCAAGCGCCGAACGAATATAGGAAAACGATTGGGCGTCCTCGAGGACCGGAACCACGAATGTGAGGATCACCAGCAGAATCACGGCGATCATCATCCCGCTCAGGACCCGCGCGCCGAGGGCTGTGAGACCGAGAACAAACGGTCTCACGGATCCGCCGGTCTCACCGTTGTTGAAGGGATTCGCCATGGCAATGTATGGTACTTAACCATCGTTTGAGAGTCAAGAAAGCGTCCGGATCGGTTGCGTCTTACCTTGCCATTGTCATCCTGAGCACATTCGCTTCGCTCAGTGTAAACTCCGCAAAGGATCTCTGTCCGCTCGGAACCCAAGAAGCTAGATCCTTCGGTCGCCACGCTCCCTCAGGATGACAACTAAGTGGAAACTGCGACCTTACCCCCGATCAGACTCCGGAGGTGCGCCTCGACGCTTTCTGAAAGAGCGGTGAGATGGTACCCGCCTTCGAGGACGGAGACGATTCTTCCGTTGCAGACCTTCTCTGCCGTCTCCATCACGAGCGAGGTGAGCCGTCCGAACGAGCCGGCCGAGAGATTCATGTTGGCGAGCGGGTCGTCGCGGTGCGCGTCGAAACCCGCGGAGATGACGATCAGGTCCGGACGGTACCGCTCGATGGCCGGGAGGATCTCCCCCCGGAATGCGGCGACATACTCCTTCTCCCCCGTGCCCGCCGGCATCGGAACGTTGAGCGTGAAGCCCGAACCCTCGCCCTCCCCGCGCTCCGGGCGGCTCCCGGTGCCGGGGTAAAATGGAAATTGGTGCGTGCTGATATAAAACACCGACGGGTCTTCATAAAAGATATTCTGCGTGCCGTTGCCGTGGTGCACGTCCCAGTCGATGACCGCCACGCGTCCGGCTCCATGCTTGTTCTGCGCATAGCGTGCGCCGATCGCCGCATTATTGAAGAGGCA from Bacteroidota bacterium encodes the following:
- a CDS encoding MqnA/MqnD/SBP family protein, which encodes MKRIGVVPHLFAQPLFYGLKRQEDPPAFELVESRQAGTAELAIKLRQAQLDGAFLSPIDYARESSRYRILPSVGARSEGESSAVTLLFRENLRRVGSIAVDPSAGSEVVLAHLIFAEKYDNVPRIIPTPASGEEALAGADAVLLLGDSALRAEGRRNKLDLVAEWGDLTGLPYIHGFWAVPAGGLSSPEARTVIESGKKGASNLEAFGQDSAYLRRFSYDLDEESLAALAEFFRMAFYHGILKEIPELNQFDLDGEPSPSLRLN
- the rplS gene encoding 50S ribosomal protein L19, giving the protein MEKLKLVEATQMKTDLPPFKPGDTVNVHVRVIEGDKERIQQFLGVVIGRRGGGLGTTFTVRKVSNGVGVERIFLLHSPRIAKIEVTKQGNVRRAKMYYLRALAAKQIRQKTSLS
- a CDS encoding guanylate cyclase — its product is MRPFVLGLTALGARVLSGMMIAVILLVILTFVVPVLEDAQSFSYIRSALAAERIIEGAVKNWIPTRIAGKDMTRWIIMVGMFILSGTISRAGERLHNKAEYLKYKANLDVWKTQMNLSDNAIILSPLNRKLEALKTARRKEREELLRDFAETKKRLDEMGKDLAFLSIDVVDSTGLKMAEERASVEHDFKEYKRFVEGKLSQSGCLKATWTPDGVMSCFTTVDAAVRAAREVINGLDPFNRNVKTIRGNFRVRCGVNAGFVYFDDTLPLEEVSDRVIDIAAHIQKKAKPNTVSVAKPAIEPLNERSGFEPAGTVVDGYEVYEWRTP
- the cysS gene encoding cysteine--tRNA ligase, with the protein product MTLRITNTLTRRKEEFTPLVKGQVGMYVCGPTVYGHSHIGHAKSYVSFDVILRYLRFLGYKVLYVQNITDVGHLTDDADEGEDKIERRSKIDRIHPMQLVETYTRSYFEDMDALNVLRPDISPRATGHIIEQIELVRELIAKGFAYEVNGSVYFDVSRDKEYGKLSGRRLDELESGTRVEVSPEKRHPNDFALWKNAGTGHIMQWPSPWGSGFPGWHAECSAMAMKYLGETFDIHGGGLDNQFPHHECEIAQSECATGKPFVRYWIHNNLVTVGGQKMGKSLGNVISLKDAFRRHSPYVVRFFILQSHYRSTLDFSDEALDGAARGLEKLVNTVRNVRAELGKNGSGASQASAATEIDPAGVRTRFLEAMDDDFNAPQAIAVLFDLSRQVNNALSGGTLPAQALEAVLRLYEELGGTILGILPGDGTAGSQGDRSLEPELIQEMIDLRKEVRAQRLFPLSDRIRDGLARLGIVLEDKKDGTVWKRTP
- the recN gene encoding DNA repair protein RecN, whose amino-acid sequence is MLNTLTIKNYALIDDLNVAFEPGLNIITGETGAGKSIVIGALGLVLGERGDADAVRGGAEKAIVEASLSVGGNKGLKELLETHEIEFSGELLLRREISVRGQSRSFMNDTPATTGLLKQAGDLLVDLHGQHEHQSLLRAGTHIGLLDDFGGLEGLAGEFREAYGHAQEILKNLRDLRAKELTLKDRRVLYDFQVREIDAVGPRPGEEGDLESELNILEHAERLFSATERLYQMIYEGDNAVHDQLVLARNELQNLASIDKSLEEPANEAAAAAAIVDELAKFIQRYTSRIEFNPDRLEEIRNRLGQLALLKKKYGGSLETIVEHRGTIGRELELADNFEAEIAALRKQLDRQKNACSEIAQRLSLKRHELAKKLNRSVQAALVALGIPHASFETRIVHRPAPPGDEAIVTLGRECFDATPKGIDEVEFHVSTNAGEEPKPLAKVASGGEISRIMLALKMILAKSDRLPLLVFDEIDVGVSGRIAQAVGRNLKNLSRFHQVIAITHLPQIAGFADTHYVVEKVELDGRSSSRMRKLELGERINEVAKLLSGSEVTQSGLESARELMGLLP
- a CDS encoding histone deacetylase, with product MNDRFLDHDTGPGHPERAERLRSLSAHLRTSSLWTSLHPLPIDRAPEELVAEVHTPDHIRYVRESCAQGLTVLDEGDTHVSKESCDVALLAAGGVIAGIDAVMQGVLRNVFCAVRPPGHHAERDKVMGFCLFNNAAIGARYAQNKHGAGRVAVIDWDVHHGNGTQNIFYEDPSVFYISTHQFPFYPGTGSRPERGEGEGSGFTLNVPMPAGTGEKEYVAAFRGEILPAIERYRPDLIVISAGFDAHRDDPLANMNLSAGSFGRLTSLVMETAEKVCNGRIVSVLEGGYHLTALSESVEAHLRSLIGGKVAVST